CCTTTTCCTTTTTGTAACAAAGGGTTATTTGAACACTAATTAAAACAATATTTAACACCTTTACGCTTTCATCTAGAATGCTTTTATGTCATTAACTAAACCCTATAAAATTTTTCTCTATACAATCACTCTATTATAATTAAGCGTTAGAATCTTTAAAATACTAACTCTTCTTTTATCTAGTAATCTATGCTTTCGCACTAGATTTTTAACATAAGACTAGTTATTTCTGATTATTATAATGAAAGTATTTCACGGAATTCTTTCAAAATTTTAAACCGAAAGCCTCACAGAATTAAGTTCATATTTGGGTTTCATCACCCACTAATAGAAGGATATATGCTAATGCATGTTAAAATATGTATAATTTAATTTAAAAAAAAGTAAAAAGCCCATCACAAAACCATGTGACAAGCCTCTCATCAAACTATTCTATTGAAGAATTTTTGCTAATGTAATCATTTCTGCCTCGATAGCAGCAGAACGTTTTTCAAAATAGTGAATACGTTCTTCACTCCGATTATTTAAATGTTGTTCTGGATCTAACATATTAATTGCATCACTTACAAATAATTTTAACGTACGGATACCTGATTCAATCTTGCGGACCTCTTTCCCATAAACGATTGCCGTATTATCTGTCGTATTACCCTTTTTTATCTGAAAAATATTTGTATTAATTAATTCATCAATTTTATTGTAACGATTCATTTGTCTATCATTCATAATTTGAATTTTTTGGTTGTACTTAATAACATCTTTACTTTCTAATCCTACTTGTCCATATCCTTTTAAGTATTCAACAATCGTACATAATGTTGTTAAATTTTCTCGTTGCTCCGCTAACACTTGATTTAGACTTCGAATAGTACCCTCATCTTGACTAGAAATGGCTTGTTGAATTGAAAACATAAACATAAAAATCCCCCTCCCAGACTACTTTCTTCCACTTATATAGTACCTAGATTTTTTCCATATTAAACCTAAAATTCATCACTTTTATTCTGTTTAGCGGAAACGGTCTCATTTATGACTATATTGATATAATTTCACTTTCTTTCACGTTGAAGCTGCGTTAATTTTTGCTGCCATTTGTGAAGTTGTTCATCATTTGTACGTTCGAAAAAATCGACTAATTTTTTTGTCGCCTCTAAGTCCCCAGCAAAACTGGCCTGTTTATAATAATGAATTGCTTTTGTAGCCATGCCCCATTCAAGCTCATATATATAACCTAGGTTGAATAACGCATCGATATGAAGCTGATTGGCTGCTTGTTCAAAATATTGAATCGCTCGTGGTAAAATTGGTTGCTGCCCAAGCTCGCCTTCGAAATAGATCATCCCCATCCGGTACAAACCTTCTACATCACCACCATTAGCCGATAACCCATAATAATGAATCGCCATTTGTTCATCTACCTCTGTCCCTATGCCTTGCTCATACATCATCCCCAGTGTAAACATCGCCTCTACAACACCGTGTTCGGCTGCCTTTACAAACCACTGTAAAGCGATTTGTTCATTGATCACTGTTCCTTCACCGTTCAAATACATATCAGCTAAATTGTTCATCGCATCTGGATGCCCTAGCTGTGCTGCCCTTTCATACATCGCAAATGCATGTTCTTCATCTTCCATTTCAAAATAAACATTACCTAGCTCATACATCGCCTCAACATGACCAAGTGCCACAGCTTTTTGTAACCATAAGCTTGCATGTTCAAAATGTTGGTGCGCTTTGTATAATAACGCAATAGCAACAACGGATTGTAAGGCACCTTCTTTTGACAGTTCATAGTGCTCCAACCAATACTCTTTATCTAAATTCTGTTGGGAAAGCCACTCATTAAACTGCTGCTCTGTTTGCATAACATCACCCATCTCTATGCTTAAAATAATCTACTAAATATTGCTTGAACTCCGTAGCTGCTGGTGGTAAATAACGATTTTTTGCCCATGAAACACCTACAGAACGATAACAAGGTGGATCTAATTTTAGTCGTTTCACTTTGTAATGATCTAGACCCTTAATATTGGGAATAAGTGAAATGCCCATACCCGCGCCAACAAAGCCAGCTACAGTATGCATTTCCTCTGCCGCAAAAGCGGTTTTCAATTCGATCCCTGCATCTAAAAATAATTCATCGACTAATTGACGCAGTGAGTTTCCTTTTTTAATGGCGATGAATGTTTCATTTTGAACATCTTCTATTTTCACTTCTGTACGCTTTGATAATGGATGTGTCGTTGGGACAATCACAAACAGCTCTTCAACGAATAGTTCCTCTGTTTCAATATCAATAACTTTTGATTCTATTTTTTGTGAAAGGCATAAATCAATTGCCCCTTCCTCCAAACGCTTCAATAAATTAAGAGAGGTTGCTTGCGTTAAAGAAAATTGCATGTTCGGAAATTGCTTTGTCGTTGCTGCAATGAGTTCTGGCACAATTTCCATGCCTAATGTATGAATAAAACCAAATGATACTTCACCTGATCCTGGCTTTATAATATCTTCAAATTCCTCACGAATACGTTCATATTCCCCCAAAATAATTTCTACACTTTGTAAAAAAAGCTCACCAAAACGATTTAAATAAATTGAGCGACCTTCACGATTAAATAACGGTACACCTAGCTGTTGTTCGATGCTCGCAATAGACTTACTTAACGCCGGTTGGGAAATTGCTAAAACTTCAGCAGCCCGCGTCATATGTTGCATTGTAGCAACGGTTTTGAAATATTGAAGCTGTTCCATCTCCATTTTTTATACCTCACATCATTAATAACTTTTTCGAATCAATATAATAAGAATAATAAATTGTACTTATGGTTTATTAGCTATATAATAATCGTTAGCAAATAGTTTTCATATCAAAATTTATTTTATTTATCAATAGTTTTTTTAATAAATTCACAAAATAGACATAATTCACTTCACGAAGGAGCCGAAAAGACAATGAAACTCATCGCGCCGAAACCTTTTACAATTGAAGCAGGAAATCGGGCTGTTCTTTTATTACATGGTTTTACCGGTAATACAAATGATGTAAAACGTTTAGGAAAATATTTAGCTGATCGTAACTATACGGTGCATGCCCCTTTATATAAAGGTCATGGTGCTGGTCCTGATCTATTAATTCAATCAAATCCAATTGAATGGTGGAATAGTGTTATCGAAGGCTACGATGAGTTAAAAAATCGTGGCTACGATGAAATTGCTGTAGCCGGTGTTTCTCTTGGTGGTATTTTCTCATTAAAACTCGGTGAAGAACGTCCAACACAAGCAATTGTTACGATGTCTGCTCCTGCTACGGCAAAATCTACAGATAGCTTACAAAATCGCATCGTCGATTATGCAATTAACTATAAAAAATTAGCTGGTACGTACGACGAAGCTATCGATAGCCGTACAAAAATTGCTGAGTTAATGGAAATGCCTTCGTTAAATTATTTACAAAGCATGATTAACGAAACAAGCGAAAAATTAAATGTCATTCAAACACCTGTTCACATTTTACGTGGACTTGAAGATGATGAATATTACTGCGAAAGTGCTGACTTAATTTATAGTTCAGTTAAATCTCGCATCAAGTCTGTCAAAACTTTCATTAACTCTGGTCATATTTTAACATTAGGTAAAGAGCGTGAATTAGTTTTTGAAGAAATTTATCGTTTCTTTGAAGGCTTAAAGTGGAAAAATTAAGGTAATACTAACGTTGTGTCCCCTTGCAAAAATCCCCGTTTTTGCAATGATATAAAACGAGCGGTAAATGGATCCCCGTCCACTTACCGCTCATTTTTTATTCTCCTGACATTGCTAACACTAAAATCTTCGCTAATTGTGCACGTGTTAAGCTAGATTCCCTCCATCAATAAGATAATGACTACCTGTAATAAAAGCAGCTTTATCCGAGGCTAAAAATAATACTAATTCCGCAATTTCATGTGATTGCGCATATCGATTCATAGGTACTTTCGATAATGCTCTTTCTCTCATTTGATTCGCATACTCTGGTCCTCTACCTTGCTCAATGGATTGCATCATTCGAGTTTCGACATACCCAGGGCAAATTGCGTTTACTCGAATACCCATTCCCGCTGATTCTAAGGCAGCTGTTTTAGTCAAACCAAGCACAGCATGTTTAGAAGCCGAGTAAGGAGCTAAACCTAGAGAACCTTTTAACCCCGTAATAGATGAAGTATTAATGATACTTCCAAATTTTTGCTCCATCATAGTAGCCATCACATGCTTTAAACCAAAGAAGACACCTTTAATATTAACGTTTAAAACCTTATCTAAATTCTCCTCTGTCGTTTCTACTATAGAAGCAATCTTTCCTTCTATTCCCGCATTATTAAAGAATACATCAATTTTTCCGTACTTCTCCTTCGTTTGCAAAACGAAATTCTGAACTTGTTCTTCACTTGTCACATCAGCAGTTTGTAGCAAATAATCCTTTAGGTCTAATTCATTGACAAGCGATTCTAATGCTTGGGCATCCATATCGACTAATGACAATTTCGCTCCTTGTTCGGCAAATAAACGAGCCGTTTCTTTACCAATTCCGCCTGCCGCCCCTGTGATTAATACAACTTTTCCTTCAAAATCCATTGTTCTTTCCCCCTTACTGACTTCTTCTTTTATTAAATCCATACTATTTTAAGAACTTGACGTTGCTTTTTCTATATTAACCAATTCGGCCTTTTGCTTTTTTCCTTCTGGATATACAAAGCTCATAAATAATATTGCAACGATTACCATAATCGCAGAAATCATTATAAACGAATATTTAAATCCTTGAATCGAATTTTCCACTCCAACGCTTTGAATAATAAACCCAACGGCCATTGCGCATAAAGCTGCTGCAACATTCGAAAAAGCAACAATCACTCCAGAAAGTGTTGATGTACGTTCAGGAAGCTGACTACCAATAATGATATGAGATGTTGAAAGTATTAGGAAACTAAATCCATAGGCCAATGTAATTCCTAAGATAGCCCATACAACTGAGTTCGTAAAATAGAGTGATCCAAATACTAAACCGGCAATAAGCATACCCATTCCTGTTACCTTCACACGTCCCTCACGTAAGCTTTGTGTTTTTTTAAATACACGATCAGAAATTGTGGCCATCGAAAGCGATACAAGCATAGAAGTTAATCCGACTGTCAATGTGGCATATGCCATTTCCATTTGCGATATTTTTGTCACTTCTAAAAAGTATAAAGGCATCCAAATCTGCATCCAACTCGATAGACAAAAGAATCCAAAAGTCATAAATAACGTAAATATACTAGTTCGTGAGCGCAAAACTGAGAATAATTCCGACCAAGGAACTTCCCTTTTGGGAGCAGAATCATTCTTCACTTCCAATTCTTCAAGTTCTGGCGTTTTATTTGGAATTACGACAATCCAAACAACTAACAGAACCAAACTAAATAACCCCATGATTGCAAACGAGTGTCTCCAACCTACTAGTTGAAGTAAAAGTACAACTAGCGGCGCAACCGCATAAGCCCCAACTGTTGAACCTAGAGTGAATATAGTCGTTACTCGCGCCCGCATAGCCGGGGGGAAGTAAGAAAATAACTGTCTCAAGGACGCTGGAGCATAACCACCTTCAGCAAACCCAAGGAATATACGGTACAAAAGAAGTGTTGCAAAACCACCTATTACATAGCCACCAAACTGAAGAAGTGACCAAGCTAAAAGCATAAATGCAATAATCTTTTTTGGTGAAATTTTATCAGTAATAAATCCAATAAAAACTGCTGCTACAGGGAATATCCAGAAAAAACTACTACCAATAAGTCCCCATTGTGCATAACTCAAATTCAATTCTTCCATTAATGGACCTACAGCAAGTCCTACAACACTCTTGTCTGCAAAGTTAATTAAAAAACCCAAAAATAGAATGGTTAAAACAACCCAACGCATAAATATTCCCCCCTTAATTATGAATATTGCTATTTCTTCTTTTAAATATTGAAGGTTCAAAGAAGGAAGGATTAAACGACATCCTTCCTTACTAGATGAACCAACTGCTGCAAGAAGTTAAATTTGTACCGAAATCATTTTTATGTCTAAATAATCATCCATTCCATATTTTCCACCTTCACGACCCATACCGCTCTCTTTCACACCACCAAATGGTACTTGTACCGCAAATGGAATGGCGTCATTCACTCCGACCATGCCGTATTCCAATTGTTCAGAAACACGGTACTTGCGTGAAAGATCTTTTGTATAGAAATAAGAGGCAAGTCCATATTCAATAGCATTTGCTCTTTCGATCACTTCTTCTTCACTCTTGAACTTTATTAATGGAATAACAGGTCCAAATGTTTCTTCTCTCGTAATTAACATGTCATCCGTAACATTTGCTAATACAGTTGGAGGATAGAAATGACCATTCGCGTAGTCATCTCCTGTCAATCTCTTCCCACCATTCAAGACACAAGCTCCTAAACGAACAGCATCATCCACCTGCTCTTGTACTTTGTCGATTGCCTCTCCATAAATTAATGGACCCATTCCATTTTGTTCATCCAGTCCATTTCCTACTTTGATTGCCTGAACCTTTTCTTTCAGCTTCTCGGCAAATTCTTCATATATATCTTCTTGTACATAAATTCGGTTTGGACAAATACATTGTTGTCCATTAGAGCCAAATTTACTTACTATTAAGCCGTTCACAGCTAAATCGATATCAGCATCATCAAAAACGATAAATGGTGCATGCCCACCTAATTCCATTGACACTCGTTTTACAGTTTTTGCAGATTGTTCGATAAGAATTTTTCCAACTTCTGTTGAACCGGTAAAGGAAACTTTTTTTACGACGCTACTGTTCATAATCGTGTTAACAATAGGGCCTGATTGTCCAATAACGAGATTCGCTACACCTTTAGGTAATCCGATCTCATCAATAATTTTAAACAATGCAACAGAAGATAACGGAGCTTCCCTTGAAGGTCTTAAAATCACTGTACACCCTGTTGCTAAAGCAGGTCCTAATTTTCTAGCCGCCATAGATAGTGGGAAATTCCAAGGAGTAATAGCTGCCACTACACCAATAGGTTGACGAATCGCTTGAATACGCTTATTAGGAATTGATGGAGGAATAACATCTCCGTAAATTCTGCGTGCTTCTTCGGCATACCATTGGAAGAAGGCAATCGTTGAACCTACTTCTTGTCGCGCATGATGAATTGTTTTCCCCATTTCCTTCGTAATAATTTGAGCCATCTCTTCCTTTTTTTCGCCTAATTTCACTGCAATTTTCGTTAAATATGAACCTCGCTGTTCTGCTGGTAGCGCTGACCATTCCGGAAATGCATCCTTTGCAGCTTGAATAGCAGCATTTGTCTCTTCTTCGCCAACAAAGTAAACTGTATCCACTGTTTCGCCTGTAGCCGGATTATTTACTTCAAATACTTTATCTGTTTTTAACCATTCTCCATTGATATACATATTCAACGCTCCTTTTACGGTTTTATATCTAGCGGAAAATCCAATCGAAGTATCGTTGGATTTTCCGGAATAATAAAATTATTAGGTCTTACGTACAGTCTTTTAGGAAATAGTCTCTTTAGAGCGTGTAGGTGTTAATGTAAAACCTTCATAACCTTTAGCTGTAACTTCATCACAGATTTTGCGGTAATTCCCAACACCACCAGTATAAATAGGGAATCCACGTGGCTTGTCTTCAATGTTTGCACCCGTATACCAAGATTCAACCTTTGTAAGAAGGCTAGATTGAGCGATTTCTAAACAGTTTTTACTCCATGCTTCTTCCGCTTCTACATTGGCCTCAATTGTTTCCAATTTGTTTTCACGTAGGTATTCGATGCAATCACCAATCCACTCAACATGCTGCTCAATTGATACAGGCACATTTGATAATACTGAAGGACTTTCTGGACCTGTGATCATAAACATGTTCGGGAAACCAGCGTTGGCAATACCAAGGTAAGTTCTCGTTTGTGTGCCATCCGCCCATTTATCTTTAAGTGACACACCGTCTTTTCCACGAATATCAATTTTAAATAATGGTCCTGTCATTGCGTCATAGCCTGTTGCGAAAACAATAACATCCAACTCATATTCACCTTCTGAAGTTTTAATTCCTTTAGGTGTAATTTCAACAATTGGCGTCGCCTTTACATCTACTAAAGTAACGTTATCACGGTTAAATGTCTCATAATAATTCGTGTCGATAACAGGTCGTTTTGCAGAGTAGAAATAGCTTGGTTTTAATTTTTTTGCTACCCCAGGGTCTTTAACAACGCTATCGATTTTAGCGCGAATAAATTCACTAGCTGTTTCATTCGCTTCTTCGTTTACCATTAGGTCGCTATACGTTTGACTAAACCCTAAACCGCCTCTCTCCCAAATCTTTTGGTATTGTTGCTCGCGCTCTTCGGGTGTATCATCTAATGCTGATCGATTATTAACCGTCGTATGAAGATAACCCATCGAAGACCAACGAATTCGTTGTTTAATCTCTTCATAATTTTCTTTTGTTTTACGAATAAATTCTTCTTCATATACATAGTTTCTCGCAGGGGTACTATACGCTGGCGTTCTTTGGAAAACATTCAGATGACCTGCTTCTTCAGCAATAACTGGAATCGATTGAACGCCGCTTGAACCCGTACCAATCAAACCAACACGTTTATTACTGAAATCAACTTTCTCATGTGGCCAGCGACCTGTGTGGTATGCCTCCCCTTCAAAGCTATTTAATCCTTTAAAGTTAGGAATATTTGATGCAGATAGGCAGCCTACTCCAGTGATAAAATATGTGGCAGTAATATTCGTATCATCATCTAATTTAACATCCCATTTTTTACTAATTCCGTTATAATGAGCAGATGTAACGCGTGTATTGAACTGAATATCACGGCGTAGATCTAGCTTATCTGCTGCGAAATTAAGGTATCTTAAAATTTCTTCTTGTGCTGGGAATCGAGTAGTCCATGTCCATTCCTGTAGAAGTTCATCAGAAAACGTATAGTTATAAATGATACTTTCCGAGTCACAGCGTGCGCCAGGATAACGGTTCGCGTACCATACGCCTCCAACACCTGCTGCCGCTTCGAAAGCACGGACAGAAAATCCAGCTTCACGTAAGCGATATAGCATATACATTCCTGAGAAACCTGCTCCGATAACAACTGCATCTAAATTAATGATTTGTTCTTTTTTTGTCATTTTTATTCCTCCCTAGTTTCATAATTTCATTTATCGTAATTTTATATATTCGTAAAGGACTCTTGTAAATAGCGGGATACTTGCTCAATCGCATGCTTACCTTTTTCCATAATTCCCGCCATCCAGAAAAATCCGTGAATCATTCCTTCGTAGCAAGTAAATTCCACCTGAATTCCCGCTTCCTGCAATCGATTCGCATAAGCCAATCCTTCATCACATAGTGGATCATACCCAGCTGTAATGACTAATGCTGATGGAAGATTGCTAAGATCCTCCGTTAGTAGCGGCGCCACATAAGGGTTCAACTTGTCTTCTTCTGTGTTGATATAATGTCGCGCAAACCATTCCATACTATCTTGCGTAAGGAAATACCCTTCTCCATTTTCCTTGTACGATTTTGTGCTGAAAGAGAGATCCGTTACTGGATAGATCAAAATTTGGGACACGAAATTTGGTCCTTGCTCATCTCTTGCCTTCAATGCAACACATGTTGCTAAGTTTCCACCCGCACTGTCCCCACCTATAGAAATTTTCGTCGAATCGCCTTGCCATTCACCTGCATTTTTAGCTACCCATAATGCCGCTTCATAACAATCTTCAAGAGGAACAGGGAACTTATATTCAGGAGCTCTGCGATAATCAACCGACACGACTATACACTCCGCTTGATTTGCAATGCTACGACACGGTATATCGACTGTATCAAGATCCCCTAAAACCCATCCGCCTCCATGAAGATAAATAAAAATCGGAAAATCTCCTTCACCTTCAGGGGTATAAATCCTTACCTTGATTTTTCCATCTTTCACAGGAACCGAGTGCTCTTCTACTTTCGCTACTGACTCTGCTAGTCCCGCCAGTTTTTGTAGTGCTGCACCATTATTACGGTTTTCTTCAGGTGTCATAGAAGAAGTTGGTTTTTTACCCTCCATCATTTGTAGAAAATTCTTTGCTTGAGTATCTAACATGATTGAATTTATACCTCCTTCGAATATGTTTAGGTTCACTTTACTTGTATAAATCCCGCAACTTCTTTCGTCACTTTCATAATAATATCCGCTGGAATGAGGAATTTACCTGATGCCGAATCACTTTGCACTTCCTCCACGATGTAATCAAGAATAGTAGAATCGAGATTAAATTCAGAAAATGTATCTGATAAACCTACTTGTTGACGCAAATAACGGATGAATTGAATTACCTTTGTCAAACATTCTTGTGGATCAGATGACGATGTTTCAATTCCCAACGTCTCAGCAAAATGCTTGATTTTTGGTAAATATAATTCAGGCAAACCCGCCATCACATTTGGTAGCAGTACCGCGTTTGCTAGGCCATGTGGAATTCTAAACTTGGCACCGAATACATGTGCCATATTATGCACTGGCACGCCATTATTGCCGAAACCAAATGCCGTTATTGCCATTGCACTCGCCATTAACATATTGCCTCTAGCTTCTACGTTAGAGCCCTCCTTAACAACTATTGGTAAATTGTCTGCAATCAATTTGGCAGAATACAACGCATACGAATCAGTAAATGGTGTAGCTGTTGATGAAAAGTAACCTTCTATTGCATGTGTTAAGGCATCCATCCCTGTAAATGCTGTAATTTTCGGAGGGAGTCCTACTGTTAATTCAGGATCCAAAATTGCTATGTCTGCATTCAGATAAGGAGTCCTTACCACTACTTTTACACCTAGTTTTTCATTATAAATAACAGCCATTGGCGACACTTCTGCACCCGTTCCTGCTGTCGTAGGGATTGCTACATGTGGAATATCCATTGGTTGAGCTTCTGGAGGAAATTCTCTAATACTCGTATGAAACACTTCCTCTGTATTTTCATAGCCTTTATGCAACATCCACTTAATGCCTTTTACTGCATCTAGCACACTTCCACCGCCCAATGCAATTAGCGCATCCGCTTGAAGTTCTTTGGCAACCCGAACGGCTTTAGTAATATTTTCAGCTTTGGCATCTTGTTCAATTTCATCAAAGACACCAACAAGTTCTACCTTTTCCTGTGAATTTTTAAATAAATCGATAACTTGGGCAGCAACTCCTGCTTGAACAATTCCTTTATCCGTAATTAAAATTGCTCGCTTTCCGCCTAACCCCGTAATCATTTGTGGTAATAAACTTCTCGCTCCAGCTCCACTAGTTATAGCTGTTCTTAAATGAAATTCTGCAAAAGAATTACTCATTGTCTGCACCTGCTTTCTATAATTAAGAGTCATTACATTAACAATGACCTTTGTTCATACAATTAATATTTCGTGTGTAATCGCTTACAAGTACTATAATAGTTTTAATTTTCGCATTAAAAAATCCCCTAAAATTAAGGGGATTTTCTGTAGAAAGGTCAATTTTTCTCTTCAATAAACTATAAGTTTGTTATTTCGCAGGGTTTCTTTCAGTTTTTCGCAAATTTGAAATCTCGTAATTTTTTGATATAATCTGAATATAGAATCCTGTTTTAAAGGGGGAAATTTATGCTTGAAACAGCTATAAAAAAACAAATCCAATCAATTTCATCCGTTTCTTCTCATTATGAAAAACAAATACTTGCCGTCCGCGGTTTTATGGATATTTTTAACTTTTCACGTGTAAGTCTCTATTTCTATTCGACATTAAGCAAAGTCGGTGAAGGGATATTATGTATCGATCAACAGGGGGTATCATCCTTACAAGAGTGGAGAGATGATGTTCGAAACATGCCTCCTATCTATTCAGCGATAAAGGAAAGAACGCCTAAGCATATCGATTCCCAATCAATTCACCAAATACCGGTAAAATTCACCAATGGCGTGACAACTGAACTTATAGTAGTTCCCATTAGCTATAGCTCCCACGTAGTTGGCTATGCCTGCATGGGAAGTACGGATTCTTTTATAGTTAAGGATAACCTTCTGGAATCTCTTGCTATGTATGGACAACATTTAGGGCAAATATTTGGAGAAGATGACTATCCTGGCTACTCCAAAAAAATTAGTAAACGGGAAATTGACGTATTGCAAAGAATGTCTTGGGGTGAAAGTACGAAAATAATGGCTGTATCTCTTGGTATTAGCGAATTTACTGTTCAGGATTACGTACAATCCGCCATTCGAAAACTCGAGGTGTTAAATCGAGTGCAAGGTGTAGCCGAAGCTTTGCGTAGAGGTATTATCCAATAACAATTCCTAGTATCATAGCCAACTGACAATACCTCACACCTACTTAATGTAGTCATTTAAGGTAACTGTCTGGGCATAATTTATGAAAGCTACTTACTTCCAAATTTCTGGGTTTTACGAACCGTAAACACTATTTGCACAGTGCTTATGTTTCAAAAGATTTTTCTTTATTAAATAACAGACTAATATTAGCAACAAAAACTGGACTAACCTAATTTAATATGACTATATGAAACACCTCTAAAATCGGAATATATAAAAGTATATATACCTAATTATTTTGGAGGTGTTTTTTTATGACAGGAGTCAGATATCAAGCAGATGTAAAATGCATTTAAAGACAGAGGAATCCTTGCTTGTAAAGCATCATTCATTGGCCAATGAAGAGACGAGAAGACATATTATTATGAAGAGAGAATACAAAAAAAGGCTACTCAGCGCCCGTAGAATACGGTCACCAAGCAGCCTAAAGGGTATTTAATATGTGTCTCAACGACTAGGTCAGTCTGTTTTTAATTATTCTCCTGACATTGCTAACACTAAAATCTTCGCTAATTGTGCACGTGTTAAGTTATCTTTTGGTGAGAACGTTGTTGCACTCGTCCCATCTACTACACCAATATCATATAAAAATGTAATCGCTACTTGCGTTTCACGATCAAAATTGACA
This portion of the Solibacillus daqui genome encodes:
- a CDS encoding flavin-containing monooxygenase — encoded protein: MTKKEQIINLDAVVIGAGFSGMYMLYRLREAGFSVRAFEAAAGVGGVWYANRYPGARCDSESIIYNYTFSDELLQEWTWTTRFPAQEEILRYLNFAADKLDLRRDIQFNTRVTSAHYNGISKKWDVKLDDDTNITATYFITGVGCLSASNIPNFKGLNSFEGEAYHTGRWPHEKVDFSNKRVGLIGTGSSGVQSIPVIAEEAGHLNVFQRTPAYSTPARNYVYEEEFIRKTKENYEEIKQRIRWSSMGYLHTTVNNRSALDDTPEEREQQYQKIWERGGLGFSQTYSDLMVNEEANETASEFIRAKIDSVVKDPGVAKKLKPSYFYSAKRPVIDTNYYETFNRDNVTLVDVKATPIVEITPKGIKTSEGEYELDVIVFATGYDAMTGPLFKIDIRGKDGVSLKDKWADGTQTRTYLGIANAGFPNMFMITGPESPSVLSNVPVSIEQHVEWIGDCIEYLRENKLETIEANVEAEEAWSKNCLEIAQSSLLTKVESWYTGANIEDKPRGFPIYTGGVGNYRKICDEVTAKGYEGFTLTPTRSKETIS
- a CDS encoding response regulator transcription factor, with product MLETAIKKQIQSISSVSSHYEKQILAVRGFMDIFNFSRVSLYFYSTLSKVGEGILCIDQQGVSSLQEWRDDVRNMPPIYSAIKERTPKHIDSQSIHQIPVKFTNGVTTELIVVPISYSSHVVGYACMGSTDSFIVKDNLLESLAMYGQHLGQIFGEDDYPGYSKKISKREIDVLQRMSWGESTKIMAVSLGISEFTVQDYVQSAIRKLEVLNRVQGVAEALRRGIIQ
- a CDS encoding iron-containing alcohol dehydrogenase: MSNSFAEFHLRTAITSGAGARSLLPQMITGLGGKRAILITDKGIVQAGVAAQVIDLFKNSQEKVELVGVFDEIEQDAKAENITKAVRVAKELQADALIALGGGSVLDAVKGIKWMLHKGYENTEEVFHTSIREFPPEAQPMDIPHVAIPTTAGTGAEVSPMAVIYNEKLGVKVVVRTPYLNADIAILDPELTVGLPPKITAFTGMDALTHAIEGYFSSTATPFTDSYALYSAKLIADNLPIVVKEGSNVEARGNMLMASAMAITAFGFGNNGVPVHNMAHVFGAKFRIPHGLANAVLLPNVMAGLPELYLPKIKHFAETLGIETSSSDPQECLTKVIQFIRYLRQQVGLSDTFSEFNLDSTILDYIVEEVQSDSASGKFLIPADIIMKVTKEVAGFIQVK
- a CDS encoding alpha/beta hydrolase, which gives rise to MLDTQAKNFLQMMEGKKPTSSMTPEENRNNGAALQKLAGLAESVAKVEEHSVPVKDGKIKVRIYTPEGEGDFPIFIYLHGGGWVLGDLDTVDIPCRSIANQAECIVVSVDYRRAPEYKFPVPLEDCYEAALWVAKNAGEWQGDSTKISIGGDSAGGNLATCVALKARDEQGPNFVSQILIYPVTDLSFSTKSYKENGEGYFLTQDSMEWFARHYINTEEDKLNPYVAPLLTEDLSNLPSALVITAGYDPLCDEGLAYANRLQEAGIQVEFTCYEGMIHGFFWMAGIMEKGKHAIEQVSRYLQESFTNI